In Myotis daubentonii chromosome 11, mMyoDau2.1, whole genome shotgun sequence, the genomic window CGACCCCTTTCCTCCCAAGGTGCCACGCACCTGCCGCCATCCCTGCAGTTCAGGAATCCCCTGCTCTAGCCAGACTGGCTTCTGTGGCCATTTTCGTCCAGGCCATGTCTGCTTCCACAGAatgcctgccccagcccctctgcttATTCCAAACCTGCGCAAGTCACCAGGCTCAGCTGAGGGAAGCTGAGACAGGAGGGGGCGAGAAGACttctgaagccttccctgatggCCCTGGGCCCTGCGGTCTCTCCTCCCTGAGCTCCCAGGTCTCTGAGGGTCAGCTGTCCTCTGTGGACACCGACCACCCCCACCCGCCTAGCCTCACAACAGCCGTCACAACAACACCTTGCACTGCGCTGGCTGTTAGCACCTCAGCATCCGCTTAGCGTCTGCACGAATGCCATCAGGTCCCAGGCTCTTCCGGTTTATCCTCAACCACCCTGGGACGTGAGTGCCATTCACCTCCGCTCCtcagaggacactgaggcccagaggagctGAGTGACTCACCCGAGGCACCACAGTAAGAGACAGAACCCAGACGCAAGCTGGCTAATGGGCTTCAGGGACATGGCGCAGTCATTCACGGGTAGGACACCTTCCTGGCCCACACAGAGAGCTCCCCCCGCCCAGGCTGAGGGCAGCCTCACACACTGCTGGGGCCCAGCCGGGGCCCAGAgaccagagcctggcacacagcatgACATCAACACACACGTATTCCTCGACTTATAAATATTTGCAGGAGGCAAGCAGCATGGTGGTGAAGAGCTCCAGCCCTGAAGGCAGATGCTCATTCTGGTTCTGATATTTAAAAACCCGGTGTAAGTGAGACAagctcagtgcctcagtttcctcttctgtggaaACAATAATCGTATCCACTTCACAGGGCTATTGTGAGAATTAATGAGGTAATGTAAATTACGTAGAATAATGCCAGCGCAGAGTAAAATATGTGCTGTCGTTGTTTTTGGCTGATGGATTTCTAATCTGGCTAGGCCCGGGCCACGTCTAAATGTAACTGTTTCTCTAGCTGCTGTCTTGGGTCTTTAAGATCCAAATACACAATGTCCTGGGCTAGGCTGCATCTGCTCTACTTTCTGCGGGGGTCCCCCGTACAACGGAGCTGTAAGAACACAATATCTGGAGTCATAAAGCCATGGGTTTAAGTCCAGGTTCTGCCTTCTGGTCTCTTGGGTCTCAGTTTTGTTCTCTGTCAAATGGGTATAAGGCTCATTGGAAGAATTCATCGGAAGGCTTAGCAGGAAGGTCCTGGTGGGCGTGGGATAAAGTGATTGCTCCTTCCCTGCAGCTCCTGGACCCCACCCCACCATCTCATGGACCCacatccccccccctccccccttggcCTCCTTACCTTCCTGTGTCCCGTGAAAAAGAGGGAAAGATGGTGCATGGAGCCACCGTTGCGGCCCAGTTCCTTCTTGAGGGTGCGGGGCGAAGGTATGGCCCAGGAAGAGGTAGTGCCCTCTCCGTCAGAGCAGTTCAAGGTGGTGTCGGAGGAGAAGCAGGGCCCGCGGGTCTCCTGCAGGAGGCTGCCCTCACTGTGCGTCCGGCGCCGCAGCGAGTTCTGCACTCGCAGCGAGAAGCCGCCCTCGGCACCCTGGCCGGTCTCTATCATGCTGCTGCGCTTGGCCTCGCTGTGCTCTCCGTAGTTGTCATCACTTGTGTCCTCATCCTCATCTTCCTCCCCCTCAtccccctcctctgcctcttctGCATCCTCCTCATCCCCGGAGCTGccgccctctgcctctgcctcctggctgTAGGCACTATCCAGCCGGACCTCAGGAATCACAAAGGCTGGCCTGGAGGCCACAGGCAGGCCCCCGGTGGCTGCTGGAGGGTCCCCAGCGCCCGTGGTCTCAGCAAGGGCCTCAGCTGGTTccggggcctggctggggggTAGGTCTTGACATGGCGAAAGGTCCTGAGCAGGAGGGTCCTGGATGGTAGGGAGGTCTTGGCTGAGTAGAGGGTCTTGGCTGGGAGAGGGCTCTTGCTTAGCAGGAAGGTcttggcagggagggagggcctgggctgcagggggttCCTGGCATGGTGGGGAGTCCTTGGTTGGTGGGGGTTCCTGGCGTGGTGGGGGTTCCTTGCAGGAAGCTGAGTCTTTGCTCGATAGGGATTCTTGGCCAGGAGATGGTTCCTGGCCAGAAGAAGAGTCCTTATTGAGTGGAAGGTCTTGTCCCAGAAGAGGCTCCTGTCCAGGAGAGGGGTCCTTGCTGGGCGGGGGGTCGTCGGCACCtggccccttcccttcctccaagGGCATCTCCCTTTTCTCATCCACCTCCGACTCAAACATCtgggaaacaaagagaaaacaataaaGGTTCAGAAGAGGCAGTTACACGGTGCCAGGTACTGTGCACACAGAGGCTGAAACAAAATCAGGCAGTGGCCTGAACCCCACACCCGCACCCTGCACCCCACAGTCTGAAAGCCGAAGCACCAGATGGAAACCAAAAAGCCCCTTGGTCCCAGCCTTAACTCCTTGCTCAAAACTACCGCACCATCAAAAACATGAGGGGAGGAGAGGTAACCACCATGATCTGGCTCCTATTGTGTGCCAGGGGCTCTGCCAGATTAAACCCCTTATGCAATCTTCCCAGTGGCCCTCTCAGGCAAGTCCCGCTGTGGGTAAGTCACCTCTATGAGTAAAGGGGAAGCCAGGCTCTCTCTGCGTTCATGGACTAGAACCAAACCAAGCCCCAAGCCACAGCAGTCACTAAGTGGGAGAATCCTGGACCCAGCCAAAGGGTACCTTCTATCTGAaccaaagttttttttaaaagcctaatgAATTGTTCAAATAAGAACTTGCtctcaacaaaatgaaaagacaacccactgtatgggaaaacatattcactaatgatacacctgataaggggttaatttccaaaatatataaagaacttatacaactcaacaccagggagacaaataattcaattaaatcctgggcaaaggaactgaatagacacttcttcaaagaggacatacagatggccaactgacatgagaaaatgctcaacatgactaatcatcaaagagatgcaaattaaaactacaatgagatatcactcacccctgccagaatggctaccatcaatcctatataataaaagccaaataagctaagtgtccagtcatccacttggccattcaaccaatcaaagcataatatgctaatgatatgctaaggccactcaactgctcgctatgacgtgcactgaccaccagggtgtagatgctccaaccggtaggtgagcttgctgctgggatccagcagaTCGGGGCACAGCGAGATGTGCCAGTcacgccttggagccctcccatgtccctccctggtcccaatcatgcaccggtggggtccctcagcccggcctggtcctctcacaatctgggacccctcaggggatgtcagagagcggttttggcccaatcccgcaggccaggctgagggaccccactggtgcacgaattcgtgcactg contains:
- the RGS3 gene encoding regulator of G-protein signaling 3 isoform X8, translating into MFESEVDEKREMPLEEGKGPGADDPPPSKDPSPGQEPLLGQDLPLNKDSSSGQEPSPGQESLSSKDSASCKEPPPRQEPPPTKDSPPCQEPPAAQALPPCQDLPAKQEPSPSQDPLLSQDLPTIQDPPAQDLSPCQDLPPSQAPEPAEALAETTGAGDPPAATGGLPVASRPAFVIPEVRLDSAYSQEAEAEGGSSGDEEDAEEAEEGDEGEEDEDEDTSDDNYGEHSEAKRSSMIETGQGAEGGFSLRVQNSLRRRTHSEGSLLQETRGPCFSSDTTLNCSDGEGTTSSWAIPSPRTLKKELGRNGGSMHHLSLFFTGHRKMSGPDTVGDNDESSRKRKSKNLAKDMKNKLGIFRRRNESPGAQPAGKADKVMKSFKPTSEEALKWGESLEKLLLHKYGLAVFQAFLRTEFSEENLEFWLACEDFKKVKSQSKMAAKAKKIFAEYIAIQACKEVNLDSYTREHTKDNLQSVTRGCFDLAQKRIFGLMEKDSYPRFLRSDLYLDLVNQKKMSPPL
- the RGS3 gene encoding regulator of G-protein signaling 3 isoform X7, which gives rise to MRRERQMFESEVDEKREMPLEEGKGPGADDPPPSKDPSPGQEPLLGQDLPLNKDSSSGQEPSPGQESLSSKDSASCKEPPPRQEPPPTKDSPPCQEPPAAQALPPCQDLPAKQEPSPSQDPLLSQDLPTIQDPPAQDLSPCQDLPPSQAPEPAEALAETTGAGDPPAATGGLPVASRPAFVIPEVRLDSAYSQEAEAEGGSSGDEEDAEEAEEGDEGEEDEDEDTSDDNYGEHSEAKRSSMIETGQGAEGGFSLRVQNSLRRRTHSEGSLLQETRGPCFSSDTTLNCSDGEGTTSSWAIPSPRTLKKELGRNGGSMHHLSLFFTGHRKMSGPDTVGDNDESSRKRKSKNLAKDMKNKLGIFRRRNESPGAQPAGKADKVMKSFKPTSEEALKWGESLEKLLLHKYGLAVFQAFLRTEFSEENLEFWLACEDFKKVKSQSKMAAKAKKIFAEYIAIQACKEVNLDSYTREHTKDNLQSVTRGCFDLAQKRIFGLMEKDSYPRFLRSDLYLDLVNQKKMSPPL